A segment of the Gloeocapsa sp. PCC 73106 genome:
ACTCACCCAGGAATTATTAGGAATTGAGCAGGAGAAACAACGATGAAGCCAACACCAGATTATAGCTCTTTAATGCAAAATGCCTTATTAGAGCTGCGGGAAATGCGAGCTAAGCTCAAAAATTTAGAAGGGAAAGAAACAGAGCCTATTGCTATTGTGGGAATGGGTTGCCGTTTTCCTAAAGCTGACTGTATTGATGCTTTTTGGGAACTGTTAAAACAAGGTCAAGAGGCGATTACAGAGGTCCCAGAAAATCGCTGGAATATCGATGAATATTACGATATTGAACCCCAAAAGCCAGGTAAAATGTATACCCGTTACGGGGGATTTATTGAGCAGTTAGCCGAATTCGATCCCCAGTTTTTTGGTATTTCTCCCAGAGAAGCAGAAAGTCTTGATCCCCAACAGCGTCTATTATTAGAGGTGAGTTGGGAAGCTTTAGAGAATGGGGGAATTGTTCCCCAGAAATTGCAGGGAAGTATAACCGGGGTCTTTATTGGTATTAGTAGTAATGATTATTCCCAACGGTTACTGACCAGAAATATCCAAGATATTGATGCTTATTTAGCCACGGGAAACTCTCATAGCGTCGCAGCAGGACGTTTATCGTTTACTTTAGGACTGATTGGACCTAGTTTAGCCGTTGATACAGCTTGTTCTTCCTCTTTAGTAGCTGTTCATTTAGCCGTTAAGAGTTTACGTCAGCGAGAGTGTAATCTGGCTATAGTCGGAGGAGTTAATCGCATTCTTGCTCCTGAATTTACTATTAATTTCTGTCAAGCTCGTATGTTGGCCGCTGATGGACGCTGTAAAACCTTTGACGCATCGGCTGATGGCTTTGTGCGCTCAGAAGGATGTGGTGTAATTGTATTAAAAAGATTATCGGAGGCGATCGCCTCTCAAGACAACATTCTTGCTATTATTCGGGGCTCAGCCGTCAATCAGGATGGACGCAGTAGCGGTTTAACCGTTCCCAATGGCCCCTCACAGCAGATGGTCATTCAACAAGCTCTAGCTGATGCTCAAGTCACACCCGCCCAAATTAGCTACATTGAAGCACACGGAACTGGTACCCCCTTAGGCGATCCTATCGAAATTGGTGCTTTAGGTGCCATCTTTGGTCAACATCACCCCTTACTCGTTGGCTCGGTTAAAACCAATCTTGGTCATTTAGAAGCCGCAGCAGGAATAGCTGGTTTAATCAAAGTGGTGCTATCCCTACAGCATCAAGAAATTCCTTCTCATCTTCATTTTCAGCAACCCAACCCCTACATTGATTGGGAAGCTTTACCCCAGCTCAAAATACCCACACAAAGCACACCTTGGTTAAATACTGACAGATTAGCGGGAGTGAGTTCCTTTGGCTTTAGCGGCACCAATGCCCATATTATTTTAGAATCAGCCCCAATCATAGATACCCCTGAGACTATCTCAGACAGACCACTTCATTTATTGACAATTTCAGCAAAAAGTAATAACGCTTTATGGAAGTTAGCACAACGTTACGAACAGCATTTGACAACTCATCCTCATCTGAATTTAGCAGATATTTGTTTTAGTGCTAATACCGGGCGATCGCTTTTTCCCCATCGTTTGAGTCTAATCGCAGCTTCAACGACCGAACTAACAGAAAAACTAAGAGAAGGCATAGAAACCACAGGAATCCTACAAGAACGTCCTAAAATCGCTTTTCTATTTACAGGACAAGGTTCCCAATACACAAAAATGGGAGAAGAACTATATCAAACTCAACCTCTATTTAGGGAAACTCTAAATGATTGTGCTGAAATCCTACGACCCTATTTAGAGATACCTTTACTCGACATTATCTATCCTCTTCAAGACAATTGTACACTTTTAGCTCAAACTCAATACACTCAACCAGCTTTATTTGCTCTTGAATATGCACTTTATCAACTTTGGACCGCTTGGGGAATTCAACCAGATTATGTCATGGGTCATAGTGTAGGAGAGTATGTTGCAGCTTGTGTCGCAGGTGTTTTCAGCTTAGAAGACGGACTCAAGCTTATCGCTAAACGCGCACTTTTCATGCAAAGATTATCACCAATTGGGGAAATGGTAGCTGTAGCTGCTTCGGAAAAACAAGTTATCCCTTTGCTTCAACCCTATCAACAACAAGTTTCTGTAGCTGCTATTAATGGTTTAGAAAATACGGTCATTTCTGGAGCCAAACTGGCTATTAATGATATTATTCAAATCTTAGAAAAAGATGGCATCAAAACGCAAAAACTTCAAGTTTCTCACGCTTTTCACTCCCCTTTAATGGAACCTATCTTAGAAGATTTCGAAAGTGTAGCTAGAGAGATTAATTATGCAGTACCTCGACTCAAAATAGTTTCTAATCTAACAGGAACTATAATTACCGATAAAATTGCCACTCCTGAATATTGGTGTCGTCATCTCCGTCAACCCGTCAGATTTGCTGAAGGAATCAAGACTTTAACGAATTGTGATATTTTTCTGGAAATTGGTCCTAAACCAACGCTTTTAGAAATGGCGCGTTCTGTTCTAGAAACTACAAACGAATCATCTTATTCCTGGTTACCAAGTTTAAGAAATAATCAATCTAACTGGCAAACTATACTCTCGAGTTTAGCACAACTTTCTGTCAACGGAGTCAATATAAATTGGTTAGAATTTTATAAAAACTCGCCTCGACGTCGCATTGATTTACCTACTTATCCTTTTGAGAGACAACCTTATTGGTTTAAAAAGTCTCGTCAGATTCAACCAGTAAATGCAGCAGATTCTCTTCATCCCCTATTAGGACAAAAGCTAAAACTAGCTAATTTAAAATCAACTTATTTTGAAAATGAATTAAGCTTAGAAATAAACGAATTTTCTTTTTTACAAGAACATCGTATTTTAAATAATCTTGTTTTTCCCCTAACAGGTTATTTAGAAATGACCCTCGCCGCAACTAAGCTGACTTACCAATTAGATTCATTTAGTATTGAAAATTTTACCATTCAACAGCCTTTAATTTTATCTGAAAAGAATCAAACAGTTCAATTTATTTTTGATCCTGAGCAAGCTTTTGAGATTCATGCTTCAGAAACAGCTTCTTCTAATTGGTTACTTCATGCCCAAGGTAAAGTTACAAATAAACTACAATTTAAATCTACTCTAAATTTAGAAGCTCTAAAAAAAGAAGTTAATTTATCTCTCGATATCAGTGAATATTATCAGAAACTAAAAAAACGAGGCTTTGATTATGGTGATAACTTTTTAGGAATTAAACAACTCTGGCGACAACCTAAAAAAGCGTTGGGAAAAATCGTATTAGCTGAGAACTTAAAATTTAATCAATATCACATTCATCCAGTTTTACTCGATGCTTGTTTACAAGTTATTGGGGCGATTTTTGAGGAAGATTATTCCGATAAAACATATCTACCCGTAGGAATAGAACATTTAGAAGTTTACTCGATTCCTAAAGATACAGAACTATGGAGTTATGTAGAACAACAGTCGTCAAAAACAGTTGTAGATTTAACTATATTTTCACCAGAAGGGAACGTAGTTATAGTTATCAAAGGATTGCGATTAAAACCAGTTCAATTAGAAGCACCAGAAAAGGATTGGTTATATGAAATCGAATGGAGAACCCAGCTTCTTGAAGCAAGTGAAGAGCCACAATCGCCACCGGTTCAAAACTGGCTAATTCTTGCAGATAAACAAGGATATGCTCAACGTTTAGCCGAACGTTTAGGGGAAAATTGCCTGTTAGTCTTTAGCGAACAAGATTTAAAGCAAATTTTAAGTACTTTAAAAAATAACTATTCTCTCATCCATCTTTGGAGTTTAGATATAGTCGAATTAGATAATCTCAAAGAGAACAATCAAATTATTGGCGGTACCACTCTAGATTTACTTCAATCTGGGATGTTAACTAATTCTCTTTACTTAGTCACTAGGGGTGCAATACCAACCGGAAATGAGCAAGAACTTTCTTTAGGTCAGTATCTTTTATGGGGTTTAGGAAAAGTAATCGCTTTAGAATATCCAGACTTAAATTGTAAACGCATTGACTTAGATCCAGAAACAACTTTAGCAGAACAGGTAGAAGTATTATTAGCCGAAATATCTGCTGAAAATCAAGAAAACCAAATCGCTTATCGCAATAATATCCGTCAAGTTGCCAGACTAGTTCGTTATCCTAAGCAAACCAATCGATTAGTTATACCAGAATTGGCTGAATCTTTTGAGTTATCAATTTCCCAAAAAGGAACCATCGAAAATCTTCAGTTAATAGAGACAAAACGTCGTCCACCCCATCCCCACGAAGTAGAGATAAAAGTACAAGCAACCGGTCTTAATTTTATCGATGTCTTGGATGCTTTAGGTTTACTTCCTTTTGAACGAGATAACTTTGGAGTAGAATGTGCAGGGGAAATAGTTGCTTTAGGGGAAGAAGTTGAGGATTTAAAGATAGGTGATGCCGTTATTGCCCTTGCGCCCTCGAGTTTCAGTCAATATGTGACAATTAATGCAGCAATGGTCGTTAATAAGCCTGAATGCTTAAGTTTTGTAGAAGCTGCTACGATTCCCGCTAATTTTCTTACCGCTCATTATGCACTCAGTGCGATCACCAAGGGTGGCGCGCAAGGCGCGATCGCCAAAATAGCCCAAGGAGAACGTATCCTCATTCATGCAGCAGCAGGAGGTACGGGAATGGCGGCCGTACAAATTGCACTACAAGCGGGGGCGGAAGTCTTTGCTACAGCGAGTCCGCGCAAATGGGATACCCTCAAAGCCATGGGCGTTAAGCACACTTTCAACTCTCGTACTCTAGACTTTGCCGATGAGGTGATGCAAATAACCCAAGGAGAGGGAGTAGATATAGTTTTTAACTCCTTATCGGGTGAATTTATTCCCAAAAGTCTAGCTGTCTTAAAAGATACTGGACGCTTTATCGAAATAGGAAAACGAGACGTTTGGACGACTGCACAAGTTAATCAATTAAAGCCAAATGTCTCTTACTTTCTGGTTGATTTAATGACGATCGCTCAAACACAACCCCAATTAATCCAATCGCTGTTGCAGCAACTGAGATTACAATTTGAAGAAAAAACACTTCAACCCCTACCCTACCAAAGCTTTCCCATTACCGACGCCGTCATCGCTTGGCGCACTATGCAACAAGCCAAACACATCGGCAAAATCATTCTCACACCCCAAAACTCAGAA
Coding sequences within it:
- a CDS encoding type I polyketide synthase, translating into MKPTPDYSSLMQNALLELREMRAKLKNLEGKETEPIAIVGMGCRFPKADCIDAFWELLKQGQEAITEVPENRWNIDEYYDIEPQKPGKMYTRYGGFIEQLAEFDPQFFGISPREAESLDPQQRLLLEVSWEALENGGIVPQKLQGSITGVFIGISSNDYSQRLLTRNIQDIDAYLATGNSHSVAAGRLSFTLGLIGPSLAVDTACSSSLVAVHLAVKSLRQRECNLAIVGGVNRILAPEFTINFCQARMLAADGRCKTFDASADGFVRSEGCGVIVLKRLSEAIASQDNILAIIRGSAVNQDGRSSGLTVPNGPSQQMVIQQALADAQVTPAQISYIEAHGTGTPLGDPIEIGALGAIFGQHHPLLVGSVKTNLGHLEAAAGIAGLIKVVLSLQHQEIPSHLHFQQPNPYIDWEALPQLKIPTQSTPWLNTDRLAGVSSFGFSGTNAHIILESAPIIDTPETISDRPLHLLTISAKSNNALWKLAQRYEQHLTTHPHLNLADICFSANTGRSLFPHRLSLIAASTTELTEKLREGIETTGILQERPKIAFLFTGQGSQYTKMGEELYQTQPLFRETLNDCAEILRPYLEIPLLDIIYPLQDNCTLLAQTQYTQPALFALEYALYQLWTAWGIQPDYVMGHSVGEYVAACVAGVFSLEDGLKLIAKRALFMQRLSPIGEMVAVAASEKQVIPLLQPYQQQVSVAAINGLENTVISGAKLAINDIIQILEKDGIKTQKLQVSHAFHSPLMEPILEDFESVAREINYAVPRLKIVSNLTGTIITDKIATPEYWCRHLRQPVRFAEGIKTLTNCDIFLEIGPKPTLLEMARSVLETTNESSYSWLPSLRNNQSNWQTILSSLAQLSVNGVNINWLEFYKNSPRRRIDLPTYPFERQPYWFKKSRQIQPVNAADSLHPLLGQKLKLANLKSTYFENELSLEINEFSFLQEHRILNNLVFPLTGYLEMTLAATKLTYQLDSFSIENFTIQQPLILSEKNQTVQFIFDPEQAFEIHASETASSNWLLHAQGKVTNKLQFKSTLNLEALKKEVNLSLDISEYYQKLKKRGFDYGDNFLGIKQLWRQPKKALGKIVLAENLKFNQYHIHPVLLDACLQVIGAIFEEDYSDKTYLPVGIEHLEVYSIPKDTELWSYVEQQSSKTVVDLTIFSPEGNVVIVIKGLRLKPVQLEAPEKDWLYEIEWRTQLLEASEEPQSPPVQNWLILADKQGYAQRLAERLGENCLLVFSEQDLKQILSTLKNNYSLIHLWSLDIVELDNLKENNQIIGGTTLDLLQSGMLTNSLYLVTRGAIPTGNEQELSLGQYLLWGLGKVIALEYPDLNCKRIDLDPETTLAEQVEVLLAEISAENQENQIAYRNNIRQVARLVRYPKQTNRLVIPELAESFELSISQKGTIENLQLIETKRRPPHPHEVEIKVQATGLNFIDVLDALGLLPFERDNFGVECAGEIVALGEEVEDLKIGDAVIALAPSSFSQYVTINAAMVVNKPECLSFVEAATIPANFLTAHYALSAITKGGAQGAIAKIAQGERILIHAAAGGTGMAAVQIALQAGAEVFATASPRKWDTLKAMGVKHTFNSRTLDFADEVMQITQGEGVDIVFNSLSGEFIPKSLAVLKDTGRFIEIGKRDVWTTAQVNQLKPNVSYFLVDLMTIAQTQPQLIQSLLQQLRLQFEEKTLQPLPYQSFPITDAVIAWRTMQQAKHIGKIILTPQNSELPYRGTYLITGGLGDLGLLVADWLITKGVEKVVLVSRNPANSQIQLGEKILVKQADVSQPEQIAQVIAEIEAELPPLKGVIHAAGVLDDGTLAKMSWSRFETVMAPKVQGGWNLHKLTKDLDRFILFSSAASLLGSPGQGNHVTANYFLDSLAHYRKYLGLPGLSINWGIWASIGAAARQKVSFKGIGAIEPEEGLAILEK